The Salisaeta longa DSM 21114 sequence GCATGCAACCCACTATATAGCTGAGCGATAATATACTTGTAATTACAAGTACCGACATAAAAACAGTAGCGACTTATGAATTGGCTTGCACAACCGTGGCCCTGGTACGTCGCGGGGCCCCTCATTGGCCTCATCGTTCCGGCGCTCCTTCTGCTGGGCGGCAAAACGTTTGGCGTTTCGGCCAACCTCCGCCACATGTGCGCGGCGACGGCACCGGCCGGGCTCGAGTTTTTGGACTACGACTGGAAGCGGGCGGGCGTCTGGAATCTGACGTTCGTGGTGGGCGTGGCCCTCGGCGGCTGGCTGACGGTGACGTACCTCAACGGGCCCACGGGCCTCATCGGCATCTCGGCGGCTACCGTGGCCGATTTGCGGGCGCTGGGCATCACCGACTTTACCGGGTTGGTGCCGCGTGACCTTATCAGCTTCTCGGCGCTTGGCACGCTCCCCGGCATCGTGGCTGTGGTGGTGGGCGGCTTCCTGGTGGGGTTCGGCGCGCGCTACGCGGGGGGCTGCACCTCGGGGCACGCTATTAGCGGCCTCGCGGCGCTAGAGGCGGCTTCGCTGATTGCCGTGGTCGGCTTCTTCATCGGCGGCCTCTTCGTCACGCACGTGCTGCTGCCGCTCATTTTGTAGATCTGGCGCACACGCCTTCCCCTGATTTTATACCCTACATATAAGGCACTATGGCTACGAAAACCGCTGCACACCAATCGACGGAGACCCGCGAGGCCACGTCGCCCTACCGGGGCCTTCTGCTGTACCTCCTCATGGGCCTCTACATGGGCGTCGTGTTCACGAAGAGCGAGGTCATTTCCTGGTTTCGCATTCAGGAGATGTTTCGCTTCGACAGCTTTCACATGTATGGCATCATCGGATCGGCCGTTGCGGTGGCCGCGCTGAGCGTGTGGCTTATTCGCCGCTACGACCTGCGCACGCGCGATGGCGAACCCATCACGCTCAATCCCAAGAAGCTGGGCCGCGTAAACACGCGCTACTGGCTGGGCGGCATCATCTTTGGCCTGGGCTGGGCCCTCACCGGCGCCTGTCCCGGACCCATCTTCGCCCTCATCGGGGCCGGCGTGGAGGTGATGGTTGTCACGCTCCTGAGCGCCCTGGCTGGCACATGGGCATACGCCGCGCTTCGCCCCTACCTTCCGCACTACTAATCTCGCACGTTTATCACGCGGCGCGTGGGCCCTTTCGGCTCACCGCCCCACTTGCACTCCCTAACCAACCCAACCTGCTATGTTTTTCCGACAGATGTTCGACGAGAAGCTCGCCCAGTACGCCTACCTCGTAGGCTGTCAGGAAACCGGCGAGGCGCTCGTCATCGATCCCGAACGCGACATCGACCGCTACATCGAGGCCGCCGCGGCCGAGGGGCTCACCATCACGGCCGTCACCGAAACGCACATTCACGCCGACTTTCTCTCCGGCGCCCGCGAGCTCGCCGAACGCCTCGACGATGTCACCCTCTACCTCTCCGACGAGGGCGATGCCGACTGGAAGTACGGCTGGACCGAGGGCTACAACGTGACCTTCTTGCATGACGGCGACACATTCTCCATTGGGAATATAGAAGTGGAGGCGGTGCACTCGCCCGGCCACACGCCCGAGCACCTCAGCTACCTCATCACCGATCGCGGCGGCGCGGCCGATCGGCCCATGGGCATCGCCACGGGCGACTTCGTATTCGTGGGCGACCTCGGCCGCCCCGACCTGCTTGAAACCGCCGCCGGACACGCGGGCGTCATGAAGCCATCGGCGAAGCGACTGTACAAGTCGACGCAGCGCTTCCTCGCCATGGACGATTACCTGCAGGTGTGGCCCGGCCACGGCGCGGGCAGCGCGTGCGGCAAGGCGCTGGGCGCCGTCCCGGAAACCACCGTGGGATACGAGCGGCGCTTCAGTCCGGCCATCGACGCCGCACAGCAGGGCGAAGACGATTTCGTGTCGTTCATCTTAGCGGATCAACCCGAGCCGCCGGTCTACTTCGCGCGCATGAAGCAGCAAAACCGCGACGGCGTGCCGCTGCTGGGGACGCTGCCCACGCCTGACGTCCTCGATGGTGCAGACGTGGAGGCGCTCGCCCTTGACGCCGACGACACCGTCGTCCTCGACGCGCGCGCCGACCGCGAAGCGTTCATGGCGGGGCACCTGCCCGGGAGCCTGTATGCGGCCTGGAGCAAGTCCTTTCCCACCATCGCGGGCTCGTACGTCACGCCCGACGAGGACATCTACCTCGTCATCGACCCCGCAGACGCCGAGGAGGCCGTTCGGAACCTCGTGCGCATCGGGCTCGACCGCGTGCAGGGCATCATCGCGCCGGAGACCCTCGCGGCCTATGCCGAAGCGGGCGGTGCGCTGGCGTCCATCGACCGGATCACCATCGACGCCCTGGACGAGGCGCGCGCGGCGGATGAGGCGCACGTGGTGGATGTGCGCTCGCTCGCAGAATACCGCGACGGCCACGTGCCCAACGCCCAGCTGGCCCCGCACACGCGGCTTACCACCCTGCTCGACGAGCTACCGCGCGATGAGCACCTGGTGGTGCATTGCGGAAGCGGAGCCCGCGCGGCCGCCGCATCGAGCCTGCTGACCCGCGAAGGCTTCGACCTAACGTACGTCGACGGCACCTTCGACGAGTGGCTGGAGGCGCACCCCGACGAGCAGGTTGCCGAGCGCGCCACCGCATAACGCATGCCCCCCCACGTGCCCCCAGATGGCGCCGCGCGCGTCATCTGGGAGCTGCGGGGACCCACGCGGCGGGTGGACGACCTCCACCGCACACATCTCACACTACTAAATAACGATACAAGATTATGGGATGGACTGCATGGATCGGTGCCCTGGCGATCGGACTTGTTCTGGGACTGCTGGGCTCGGGCGGGTCAATTTTGGCGGTGCCCGTGCTGGTATATCTGGCCAACGAAACGGCCAAGCTCGCCATTGCCGAATCGCTCGGCATTGTCACGCTCATTAGCCTGGTGGGGGCGATTCCGTTTGCGGTCCGCAAGCAAGTGGACTGGCGGAGCGTGGCCTTTTTTGGCATTCCGGGCATGGCCGGCGCGTACGGCGGCGCCTACCTCTCGCAGTTCATGAGCGGCGCGCTGCAGCTGGCCATCTTTGCGTTGGTGATGCTCGCCGCCGCCGTCATGATGTTTCGCGATCCCCCTGTGCAGGAAGAAGAGAGCGCGCCCCACGCCGCCTGGAAAATTGTAGCAGAGGGCCTTGTGGTGGGCGTGCTCACCGGAATTGTGGGCGTGGGCGGCGGCTTTTTGATCGTCCCCGCGCTCGTCCTGCTTGGCGGACTACCGATGCACCTGGCCGTGGGCACGAGCCTCGTCATCATTGCGCTAAAGAGCGCGAGCGGCTTCGTCAAGTACATGGACGTGCTGGCCGCTAGCGGGCTGACGATGCACTGGGACCTGATGCTGGTCTTCAGTGCCATCGGCATCGCCGGAAGTTTTGTGGGCGGCCGGGCGGGGCAATACGTCCCCCAGCGCCGCCTGAAACGCGGGTTTGCCGTGTTTCTCGTGCTGATGGGCGTGTTCGTGTTCTGGCAAAACATTACGGGACTTGTCTAGAATGGCCCCGAAGCAGCACTTCATACACACCCCCACCACCCGCCAGTGCGGCAGTACGCGCTGACGGGCGGCAGGGGCTGTCTGCAACCAGACGTTAACCAACGGGGTGCGCGGCCTACAGGTCGATGTCGACCTGCACCTTTATCGGCTTCGTGGGGTGGCGATCGCTTTCGAGCCATACGCCCGCAACCGGCACCTCCGTGTCGTCCTCAAAGTCCTTGAGAAGGCGCCCGATGGTTTCTTCGAGCTCGCGGCGGCGTTTTTGCATCTCCTTGATTTCCATAACAGCGGTAGCGATTGGTGATAGAACAACGTAGGGCCTGCGGATCGCCCGCGGCCCGCGGCCCAACCGACCGTCTGCGCAATCGTTTGCGCGACGCTCATTTGAACCGTATCGGCAAGGTAGAGGCGCCACCGGACGTATCGGACGCCTTTTGTCCGATGGCGGCACCGCGCCCCGGCCTGCCACCCCTCCCGATACGGCAATGGTGCCCTCCCCACATTCAAATCGAACGCATTGTCCCCCCGCGGCGGCCCGCTCCGTGCCGAAACGGTTCGGGGATTCGCGGGCGCCGGGGCGTTTCCTGCCACGCTTCAGGCACTTACGCCCCACCGACGCGTTGGGCTTCGTGCTTGCGCTATTTCGCACGGCGGCTCTCTTGTATGCTCCACCTTACCGATCTTTCGAAGCGCTACGGCGACGAGCGCGTGCTGCGCGACGTATCGCTCACCGTCCATGCCCAGGAGACGCTGGCCGTGCTGGGCCGCTCGGGCAGCGGCAAAACGACCCTGCTCAAGATTGTCGCCGGCCTGGAGCCTGCCGACGCGGGCACGATCGCCCTCGACGGCCGCGATATTTCCAAGGAGAGCGCCCAAAACCGCGGCATCATCTACCTGAACCAGGAGCCGCTCCTCTTTCCGCACCTTACGGTGTTCGAGAACGTGGCCTTTGGCCTGCGCCTGCGCAACGTCGACGCGGCTGCGGTGAAGCGCCGCGCCCTGCGCATGCTCAGCGCCCTCGGCCTCTCCGACCATCGCAGCAAGTCGCCCGATCAGCTCTCCGGGGGCCAGCGGCAGCGGGTCGCCTTTGGGCGCGCCATCATTGTGAAGCCGCCGCTGCTCTTGCTCGACGAACCCTTCTCGAACCTCGATGTGGCCGTGCGGCGCGACATGCAGGACCTGTTTCAGCGCCTGGCCCGCGCGCACGGCATCAGCACGATGTTTGTGACGCACGACCTGAAGGAGGCCCTGCGCATGGGCGACCGCCTCGCCCTCATCCGCGACGGCGCGCTGCGGGTGTATCCATCGAAAGAAGCGTTCATCGCCGATCCGTCGACCGGCGTGCAAGACGAACTGGCGTTCTGGAACGAGCTGCCGGCCTAATGGGCCGTCGACCCATCGGAGGTGGCCGTGTGCTGCTCCACGTAGGCCGTGGGCGAGCACGCGTAGTACTCCTGAAAGGCGCTGCTGAACGTCGAGAGGCTGTTGTAGCCCATCGCGTAGGCCACCTCGGTCACCGAGCCTTCCTCGTCGCACAACAGGCGGGCCGCGTGCTCCATGCGTGTGTTGCGGATGAGGTCGCCCGGCGAGGGCAGGTTGTGCTCGTTAAAGCGCCGGTACAAGGTGGATCGGCTCATGGCCAGCGCCTCGGCCAGTGCGTCTACGCCAAACGTGGGGTCGGTCAGGTGATCGTGCACGGCGGCGCGGCTTTGCTCGTACAGCGCCTGCGCCTCGCCCGCGTAGGCCGGCATGGGCGCGGTGTCGCCGTCGCCCAGGGTGTCGGGCGGGGGAGGCGGCGCCGAGCGCTCGGCGGCCGCGCCCTGTTCGCGTTCCAGCTGCCGCCGCAAACGCTTGCGCAACGACAGGACGCCGCGCACCCGTGCTTCCAGCACCTCGGCGTGGAACGGCTTGGTGATGTAGTCGTCGGCCCCGGCGTCCAGCCCATGCACTTCATCGTGGGCCTCGGCGCGGGCCGTCAGCAAAATGACCGGAAGGGCGGCGGTGTGCGGGTCGCCCTTCAGGGCCTTGGTCAGCGCCAGACCGTCCATCACGGGCATCATGACATCGGCCA is a genomic window containing:
- a CDS encoding DUF6691 family protein; amino-acid sequence: MATKTAAHQSTETREATSPYRGLLLYLLMGLYMGVVFTKSEVISWFRIQEMFRFDSFHMYGIIGSAVAVAALSVWLIRRYDLRTRDGEPITLNPKKLGRVNTRYWLGGIIFGLGWALTGACPGPIFALIGAGVEVMVVTLLSALAGTWAYAALRPYLPHY
- a CDS encoding YeeE/YedE family protein; translated protein: MNWLAQPWPWYVAGPLIGLIVPALLLLGGKTFGVSANLRHMCAATAPAGLEFLDYDWKRAGVWNLTFVVGVALGGWLTVTYLNGPTGLIGISAATVADLRALGITDFTGLVPRDLISFSALGTLPGIVAVVVGGFLVGFGARYAGGCTSGHAISGLAALEAASLIAVVGFFIGGLFVTHVLLPLIL
- a CDS encoding ABC transporter ATP-binding protein, whose translation is MLHLTDLSKRYGDERVLRDVSLTVHAQETLAVLGRSGSGKTTLLKIVAGLEPADAGTIALDGRDISKESAQNRGIIYLNQEPLLFPHLTVFENVAFGLRLRNVDAAAVKRRALRMLSALGLSDHRSKSPDQLSGGQRQRVAFGRAIIVKPPLLLLDEPFSNLDVAVRRDMQDLFQRLARAHGISTMFVTHDLKEALRMGDRLALIRDGALRVYPSKEAFIADPSTGVQDELAFWNELPA
- a CDS encoding sulfite exporter TauE/SafE family protein, encoding MGWTAWIGALAIGLVLGLLGSGGSILAVPVLVYLANETAKLAIAESLGIVTLISLVGAIPFAVRKQVDWRSVAFFGIPGMAGAYGGAYLSQFMSGALQLAIFALVMLAAAVMMFRDPPVQEEESAPHAAWKIVAEGLVVGVLTGIVGVGGGFLIVPALVLLGGLPMHLAVGTSLVIIALKSASGFVKYMDVLAASGLTMHWDLMLVFSAIGIAGSFVGGRAGQYVPQRRLKRGFAVFLVLMGVFVFWQNITGLV
- a CDS encoding MBL fold metallo-hydrolase, producing MFFRQMFDEKLAQYAYLVGCQETGEALVIDPERDIDRYIEAAAAEGLTITAVTETHIHADFLSGARELAERLDDVTLYLSDEGDADWKYGWTEGYNVTFLHDGDTFSIGNIEVEAVHSPGHTPEHLSYLITDRGGAADRPMGIATGDFVFVGDLGRPDLLETAAGHAGVMKPSAKRLYKSTQRFLAMDDYLQVWPGHGAGSACGKALGAVPETTVGYERRFSPAIDAAQQGEDDFVSFILADQPEPPVYFARMKQQNRDGVPLLGTLPTPDVLDGADVEALALDADDTVVLDARADREAFMAGHLPGSLYAAWSKSFPTIAGSYVTPDEDIYLVIDPADAEEAVRNLVRIGLDRVQGIIAPETLAAYAEAGGALASIDRITIDALDEARAADEAHVVDVRSLAEYRDGHVPNAQLAPHTRLTTLLDELPRDEHLVVHCGSGARAAAASSLLTREGFDLTYVDGTFDEWLEAHPDEQVAERATA